In Arthrobacter sp. MN05-02, one genomic interval encodes:
- a CDS encoding putative sensory transduction protein — protein MTTDPDARVALIIEDDADVRQLLVMTLGMNGFVTIEAENGRQGVALVRERQPDLVTLDLNLPDIDGVEVCRQIRPITDAYVIMITARQDEIDRLIGLEIGADDFVVKPFSPREVGARVNAMFRRPRSTVRSVSQPLLVPGGNGADAPQPVAAPAIAAPEPGEGFLTHGPISIDTEGRIATLEGVELPLTRIEFDLLATLVSGPRRVWQRETLLSRIWGDGWVNDQHLVEVHIRNLRKKLGEDTKAPRFIRTVRGVGYRMMPASSD, from the coding sequence ATGACAACCGACCCCGACGCGCGTGTCGCACTCATCATCGAAGACGACGCCGATGTGCGGCAACTGCTGGTCATGACGCTGGGCATGAACGGTTTCGTCACCATCGAGGCCGAGAACGGACGTCAGGGCGTCGCCCTGGTGCGCGAGCGTCAGCCGGACCTCGTGACCCTCGACCTCAACCTCCCGGACATCGACGGCGTGGAGGTGTGCCGGCAGATCCGGCCCATCACCGACGCCTACGTCATCATGATCACCGCGCGCCAGGACGAGATCGACCGCCTGATCGGCCTCGAAATCGGCGCGGACGACTTCGTCGTCAAGCCGTTCAGCCCGCGCGAGGTCGGCGCCCGCGTGAACGCCATGTTCCGACGTCCGAGGAGCACAGTCCGCAGTGTGTCGCAGCCGCTGCTCGTCCCCGGCGGGAACGGGGCGGACGCTCCGCAGCCGGTTGCAGCGCCGGCGATCGCGGCACCCGAACCCGGGGAAGGGTTCCTGACCCACGGTCCGATCAGTATCGACACCGAGGGTCGGATCGCGACGCTCGAGGGCGTCGAACTCCCGCTGACGCGGATCGAGTTCGACCTCCTGGCCACGCTCGTGTCCGGGCCGCGCCGGGTATGGCAGCGGGAGACGCTGCTGTCGCGGATCTGGGGTGACGGCTGGGTCAACGACCAGCACCTCGTCGAGGTGCACATCCGGAACCTGCGGAAGAAGCTGGGTGAGGACACTAAGGCGCCCCGTTTCATCCGGACGGTGCGTGGCGTCGGCTACCGGATGATGCCGGCCAGCTCGGACTGA
- a CDS encoding phytoene dehydrogenase yields the protein MARAGLSVRVHEASPTLGGGSRSIELMQEGHLHDFCSAVHPMALASPFFRDFELSRRIGFAVPEVSFAHPLDGGRAGIAYRSMDRTVAGLGEDGEAYRRLIQPLSEREQAVLAFTLNHVVRVPKNPLAALRFGLATLEQGLPSWNRRFRTDEARALVTGVMAHPVGTLPSLAGAGAGLTLNLLAHTVGWPIPVGGSQSIADALALDLRRHGGEVVTDSRIETLAEVSDARVVLLDVAPKTFRAMSRGRLPAAYEAALSAFTYGNAACKVDYILSAPVPWTHPELHRAGTAHLGGTREEIAAGEKQVNQGRHPERPYVLLSQPSSFDPTRAPEGRHTLWTYCHVPRGSTRDMAEAITAQIERFAPGFRDVVVQSHTTTASELEVYNANYVGGDFSSGAVNLRQIVARPVPSLQPWATPLEGVYLCSQSTPPGPGVHGMAGLNAAKLALKREFGLPVPALGL from the coding sequence ATGGCACGGGCGGGCCTGTCCGTCCGGGTCCACGAAGCCTCCCCGACGCTGGGAGGCGGTTCGCGTTCCATCGAGCTGATGCAGGAGGGGCACCTCCACGACTTCTGCTCGGCGGTCCACCCGATGGCACTCGCCTCCCCCTTCTTCCGCGACTTCGAGCTGAGCCGCCGCATCGGCTTCGCGGTCCCCGAGGTGTCCTTCGCCCATCCGCTCGACGGCGGCCGGGCGGGAATCGCCTACCGCAGCATGGACAGGACGGTCGCGGGCCTCGGGGAGGACGGTGAGGCCTACCGGCGGTTGATACAACCCCTGAGCGAACGCGAGCAGGCCGTCCTCGCCTTCACGCTGAACCACGTGGTGCGCGTCCCGAAGAACCCTCTGGCCGCACTGCGCTTCGGGCTCGCGACCCTCGAGCAGGGGCTGCCGTCCTGGAACCGCCGCTTCCGCACGGACGAGGCCCGGGCGCTGGTCACGGGTGTGATGGCGCACCCCGTGGGGACGCTGCCCTCGCTCGCCGGCGCGGGTGCCGGCCTGACGCTGAACCTCCTCGCCCACACGGTGGGCTGGCCCATCCCGGTCGGCGGCTCGCAGTCCATCGCGGACGCCCTCGCCCTCGATCTCCGCCGCCACGGGGGCGAGGTCGTCACGGACAGCAGGATCGAGACGCTCGCCGAGGTGTCGGACGCGCGCGTGGTGCTCCTCGACGTCGCGCCGAAGACCTTCCGCGCGATGTCGCGCGGGCGGCTCCCGGCGGCGTACGAAGCCGCGCTCTCCGCCTTCACCTACGGCAACGCGGCGTGCAAGGTGGATTACATCCTGTCCGCTCCCGTGCCGTGGACGCATCCCGAACTGCACCGCGCGGGCACCGCCCACCTCGGCGGGACCCGGGAGGAGATCGCAGCCGGGGAGAAGCAGGTCAACCAGGGCAGGCATCCCGAGCGCCCGTACGTCCTGCTGTCCCAGCCGTCGTCGTTCGATCCGACCCGGGCGCCGGAGGGTCGGCACACCCTCTGGACCTACTGCCACGTGCCACGGGGATCCACGAGGGACATGGCGGAGGCGATCACCGCGCAGATCGAACGGTTCGCCCCCGGGTTCCGCGACGTCGTGGTGCAGAGCCATACGACGACGGCGAGCGAGCTGGAGGTGTACAACGCCAACTACGTGGGCGGGGACTTTAGCAGCGGCGCGGTGAACCTGCGGCAGATCGTCGCCCGACCGGTACCGTCCCTCCAGCCCTGGGCGACGCCGCTCGAGGGGGTCTATCTCTGCTCGCAGTCGACCCCGCCGGGCCCGGGCGTGCACGGAATGGCGGGACTGAACGCGGCGAAGCTCGCACTCAAGCGCGAATTCGGGTTGCCGGTCCCCGCCCTGGGCCTGTAG
- a CDS encoding MFS transporter — protein MTTHPSGPSAVPTGDAPTTAPANRWLVLAIVALAQLTVVLDGTIVNIALPQAQAELGMSDSDRSWVVTLYALTFGALLLLGGRIADFWGRKRSFLVGMGGFALASALGGIATSGGMLLLARGLQGVFAALLAPAALAILSVTFPGGKDRVRAFAVYGTIAGGGAAVGLLLGGVLTEYFSWHWCLLVNVPIAVVAIAVGVPVLRESRAEGSTRYDVPGAVLVSLGLASVVYGFSRAEAGWARADTLGFLTLGVVLLALFVLVEARSQHPLLPLRIITDHARAGAYLSSIAVGAALLGALLFLTLHFQIVLGMSPLVSGLASLPMTFTIIVCAGVVSRLLPTVGPRILMTVGPLIAAAGLLLLSRITVGGSYVLEVLPSQVLLGMGLALIFVPLQNVALLGIAPRDSGVASAAVTATQQIGGSIGTAVFTALYTVGAGTGTAEGAAGGLQSLVDGYSVVFLAAAVALALAAPISWFMIRVARNEFTTSGEAVHLG, from the coding sequence ATGACCACCCACCCTTCGGGTCCTTCCGCCGTGCCCACCGGGGACGCCCCGACGACGGCCCCCGCGAACCGCTGGCTCGTGCTGGCGATCGTCGCACTCGCCCAGCTGACCGTCGTGCTCGACGGGACCATCGTGAACATCGCCCTGCCGCAGGCGCAGGCGGAGCTCGGCATGTCCGACAGCGACCGCAGCTGGGTCGTCACGCTCTACGCCCTGACGTTCGGCGCGCTCCTCCTCCTGGGCGGACGCATCGCCGACTTCTGGGGACGGAAGCGTTCGTTCCTCGTCGGCATGGGCGGTTTCGCACTCGCCTCGGCCCTCGGGGGGATCGCCACCTCCGGCGGGATGCTCCTGCTGGCACGCGGGCTGCAGGGTGTCTTCGCCGCGCTGCTGGCTCCGGCTGCGCTCGCCATCCTCTCCGTGACCTTCCCCGGCGGCAAGGACCGGGTGCGCGCCTTCGCCGTCTACGGCACGATCGCGGGCGGCGGGGCCGCCGTCGGACTCCTGCTCGGCGGGGTCCTGACCGAGTACTTCAGCTGGCACTGGTGCCTGCTCGTCAACGTGCCGATCGCCGTCGTCGCGATCGCCGTGGGCGTACCCGTACTGCGTGAGAGCCGCGCCGAGGGAAGCACGCGCTACGACGTCCCGGGTGCCGTGCTCGTGAGCCTCGGCCTCGCGTCCGTGGTCTACGGGTTCTCGCGCGCCGAGGCCGGCTGGGCCCGCGCCGACACCCTCGGGTTCCTCACGCTCGGCGTCGTGCTGCTGGCCCTGTTCGTCCTCGTCGAGGCGCGCTCGCAGCATCCCCTGCTGCCGCTGCGCATCATCACCGACCACGCACGGGCCGGTGCCTACCTGTCGTCCATCGCCGTCGGCGCCGCCCTGCTCGGCGCCCTGCTCTTCCTGACGCTGCACTTCCAGATCGTGCTCGGAATGAGCCCCCTGGTGTCGGGGCTGGCGTCCCTGCCCATGACCTTCACCATCATCGTGTGCGCCGGTGTGGTCTCACGCCTCCTGCCCACGGTGGGCCCCCGCATCCTCATGACGGTCGGCCCCCTGATCGCCGCGGCGGGACTGCTGCTGCTCAGCCGGATCACGGTGGGCGGATCCTACGTCCTCGAGGTACTGCCCTCGCAGGTCCTGCTGGGCATGGGGCTCGCGCTGATCTTCGTCCCGCTGCAGAACGTGGCACTGCTCGGCATCGCACCCCGCGATTCCGGAGTGGCCAGCGCGGCAGTCACGGCCACGCAGCAGATCGGTGGCTCCATCGGAACGGCGGTCTTCACGGCCCTGTACACGGTCGGTGCGGGAACCGGGACCGCCGAGGGTGCGGCCGGCGGCCTGCAGTCGCTCGTGGACGGATACTCCGTGGTGTTCCTTGCGGCGGCCGTCGCGCTCGCTCTGGCCGCGCCGATCTCGTGGTTCATGATCCGGGTCGCGAGGAACGAGTTCACCACCTCGGGCGAGGCCGTGCACCTCGGGTAG